A region of the Styela clava chromosome 1, kaStyClav1.hap1.2, whole genome shotgun sequence genome:
CCCTGTTTATTTGCTAAAGTCCATAATCCTTGTTCAGATCCCAGACGCGTGACTTCCATATCCCAAATACGTAACGCACTATTCACCAAAAATGCAGTATAACAGAAcaaatattcatgtttttctgtGAAATGTTTTGAACCTttgcaaaaacaaatcttacaggcAAGCTGGTAATTGGCGTGAAGGAAGCCAGTACGTAACAGGGTTGATGCGGTTGTGTTAAAGTTCCCTAGCTGTACGTAGCGGGATAATTTGGAGTACGTCGCGGAACATCAATTCATTTCCTAAAGAGATATTTGTTATTTGTCAGCACTTGTTGTACAAGATTGGATCGGTTAAAATTAATGTCGATAGAGAAATAAGGGCGCTTCTGAAGTGTGTGAGGTATCTAATTTTGTTCCCCTACTTTACATccagttgtgtaaagagactgaaacctatgggcagggggtatattcacttggctaacacagacaatccccgaacttgtaattgTACTTAAATacggaaaatcggaataaaattatggcctaaccctaacttggtgcacatactacgggagtaacgaAATAAGAATAGCTTTATCAGACATATATAAAGTCGAAATTTCGTTCTTTGGACTCCTGACACATACCATTAGAATATATAGTACAGGACACTCAAAACAATAACTTTAATGCATTAAAATTGAGCATTGTATATCcaacaaagaaataaaaacttgaaagtGTAAACATAATATTATCACATGAAACAAATTGGATCATTTTGTCGTGAAATTGAGCGCAACAAGTAACCACAAAGATTCAATTATCCGTGACTGTAAACCAATCAACCATGATGTTTACAACACTAGCTGTTTTGGTTTGGAACGATCCCGGTAAATGTGGTGACGCATCCAAGACAGGATGCAATATTCAATGCCCTGCTTGAACCAGCGATATAACTAAATTTCGCAGTGTCCATTATTCATGGCCCAAACACTGATAAAGCAGCAGACTAATTTGAGATGCCCCAGCTTTGATCGATACCAACTGGTGAATACCGATATTCCAATGTGCAAAATGACAGCCATTTTTAAAAGTATGATGTGAATTAGTGTGATATAACATATATCAAATATCTCATTCATCAAACCATCGTTACGATCTCTGCGCTGTTCCCCTAAAGTTCCCTCCTAACCTCTCATATATCCGTAAACCTCTTTTCTATTCGCAGTATAGTTGAATAGAATACTGTTAGGTTTTCATATTATCCCTGGGTAGAGAAAAGTCGATAAAGCGGTTTAACCgtgtggcgaaccacggcctcttatCCGCTCACCAGTCTAAGCCGGGAGTAGGATTAGTTAACCAGGTAATTGTCAGAGGCATGAACTTGATGATGCAGGAACCCGCAACCGAATAGCGTTACGTGAACCATCTTTGACGATgaaaagtccagcaatcctcttgcacataattatctctgTGAGATTCGAAGCTGTGAACCTGCGCAGGGTGATCTTGGTGCCGCGGGAGTCGTGTTCCTTCAACTGTCgacatttcatttgattttttcCATCGCGGCTTTCACTCCGAATGAGGCCCTGTTCAAGAGGCCACTTTCTATTTTGCCTTTGCCTACCTATTTTATTAATTACATCTTGTGTAGTGAGCTCGTGGGCATGGAGTTTTAACTGAAGCACGTGGTGGCAACATAGGTAAAGTACGCCGCTCACATGGGATCACATATCATTTATCGTTTCAGAACGGTCAACTGGGAAATATCTCATCTGACGACGAAAGCGATGACACTTACAACGCTTACAAATACGTCAGGATGAAAAATGGCAACAACTCAACCAACCATGACGATTACCATAACAACGTGATGATTCATCCTCCAATATATGAAGTCACTCAGAAGACGTTGTCGGTAACGCTTCCTGATGAGTAAGTGTGATGGTATTTGTTTGTGCAGAGTTCTATTCAGAGAAATACTGAGAAAAGATGAAGTCTTAGTACTCTCAGAATTAGTAGTGCCGATTTGATTGCTAAGGCAGAATGTTTTTGAAAACCTAGCCgtgattgaaaaacaaaacaattattcaaaattcaataaaaattttaagatAACTCGCGCGACAACTTATGAGTGAATGGACTGTGAGACACATGCATCTCTGAAATGCCAGAAATTATCATATGCGCGTCAGTTGTCCAAATGACATCATCACTGAAACCTCGAATAAAGAGCGCAAATATGAATAGTTTGCAGTTTTTGCTTCATTCTGAGCCACCATGATCAATAACTCACAGGCCGCCCCTAATTGCCAGAAATGGATCAGTGCCCAGCCGAAACTTTTTCTATTTGATTCCGTATTCCGCTTAATGACAAAGAAAACACAGATTCGTCCAATAGCGCCGGTTATGAAAGAGCGTACGTGTTCATGAGCATTCTCATACCCGTGTGCAACTGTACACGCCGTCTATCTAGAAGActtccaaaacaattttatttttacgcCCGGTCTGCCTAAAACAAGGTTCCGAGCTGACAGCACATTAGAGAATTGATAGACGGGTCGCAAGAGAGAACCGAAACATCGGTTTCAGTTTCAtgcatttttcatatatatatatgtgtagcCCGGTCCTTACtgatttaaaatgtatttcagaaagcttatatatatattttacaacttTGTGCAAAATGTCTCCCTTGATCGTAGGCTGACAATCTTTAACGACCGTTGTTGAATTGAAATACTCGAacgttattatttaattaaataaaaatatgagatttaatatttccaagttaaaattattttatcgaAACATTTGTCATGTCCAAACGGCGCTAATGGCGCTAGCCACGACTGCCTTACCCTAGATACGTTACTGATATCAGTTAATAACTCTATAACGATCTACTTTATTTTCAGCGAATCTAACGAACCAGCCCAGAACTACCTTAGTGCAgtgcattggaatttatttttaataccaCTCGTCAGCGCCACCTGGGCGTGTGGGATATTATCCATCAACTTCCGCCTGGTGCCGTTGATCTATACTTTCTGCGTCCTCAACGTTTTACAGGTAAAGGTTAAACTTTCATTCCCATTCGCCTATATTCCATCGCCTTTTTTAATTTAACTCAAACCTCACGAGACACCCACTCTGATCAAATCTTTGAATAGCATTCACCGATAAAGAGACGTCATTTGCATGCTTCAATATTATCAGGCCAAAACAGCCTCTCCAGTTTATTACACCACCCAAGGTAGGCCGAAACGATTCCTATAAGAGCTGGAACTGAAGATCTCAGACATGCGTCGTCAGCGTGGGTATGTTCAACGCGCCTATAGGACACGAAGTGAATTTATAGATCGATTTGAAAATTGTTGTCgccaaataaaattttgagcACTCAAAAATTAAGGAAATCGCTAAATACTATTAATTATGTATTTTTCCTCGGAGTCGTAAGGTTCTCAATTTGCTGCTTTCCGCCAGAACATTCCGCCATATTTTCAGCAAACTTGATACTCAATTGGTCGTTACAAGTGCATTTTTATGGCGAAATATTTGCTATCTTGTTGAAACGTAAAGGTATAGTGGAGGGAATGAATCTTctaaacagaatttttttttaatttttgtccaTGGTCCTGTATTACTGAATAGCGACATCAGGCTAGTCCACCCTCTGCTCGGCAAACTTAGTGTCAAGCTAAGACGTGGAGGGCCGATGTTAACTACTACAGTGGTTGAACAAGAAATGGTTGATTTTAGCCTTGTATTAGGTGTTTGTCTTCGTGTCCATTGTACTCGTGTTGAACAGTATAAAGTGGAGTATAGTAGAGAGAATAAATCTTcaacaaaatgtatttttcttCTGTTCAGGCCATCTATATATTCGCTTACTACTGTGTTGTTACCTTTCGATTACGTCATAAATGGTTCGTAATGACGTCACACGAATACAATCAAAACGCAAGACCAGTGACAGTGTGGCTTGGCAACGACCCCGGAGAtgattatgacgtcatcaatggAAGGAGAATGGGACGAAAACGcagaaaaaaacgaaaaataccAAACATTGACTTATTGACTCGGACGCCGACACCGTTTCAATCCGCCCCTCCGATCGAACTTCTCGAACGACAAACCCAACATTCTACGAATTCGCAACCTAGAAGTTCGAGGCCTAAAGGTAATAGCGTATCAAAATCAGTGGATAGTAAATTGCCCTGGATATCTAAAACAAACCATAGAAAACCAATGCTAAATCAATTACATACAAGCGTTCCTGCTATGACCTCATTCTGTGATGGCGTCACTGGTGACATGGCGGAAAACGAGATCCCTGCAACACGCAATGCAAATAGGTACTCTATTAGAAAAGATGTTCACAAATTAGAAACAGACTCGGACAGAACTTCACAAAGAAAAACGCAATATGAAGTTGCTGTCAGTCAATCAGATTCAACTTTAGTAATCCGAGGAGAATCTCAAAGATCATCTTATGCATCACTAAAGAACGAGCAAATACTTGGTCAAGTGATGCCTGTATCTTCTTCCAGGCAGACTAAACTTCCGGGATTACCTGGAAATCCAAATTTGGAAGAAAAAGATGAACTAAGCGATTTTCAGTCATTTACTAGCGACTTTGATGATATTTTAAGAAGTCTAGATCCGAGGGCTGGAGAAAGTTACATTCTTCCTGATAAAAACACTAGAAGTGCAAAAATTCCCTTTGTCAAGTCAGTGAGCGACGACAATGTTCTAACTCGTTCACATGTATTGACATCAAGGAATAGCTTACCATGTTCGCCTAAAAAGCAAGAATCCAAACTAGATCTCAGCGAGATTATCTCGAACGAGCCATTTAGTGCTTCTACATCCAGAGAATCcccagacaaacagacagacaattCATATAGTCGAACAAGTTCCGGACAAGGCAGCGACAAAGCTTTACTATCGACGACCCCTCCAATGAGAATCGATGATGGTGATGAAAACACGTTGCCAGATATTAAACAAAATGAAAGACTTTCAAATGAAACCACTGTGCTTGCATCAATCCACCCGAGAAAAACTTACGATTTAGAACCTGAATCTGGCAACAGTAGCAGCACTGAGCCCTGCACTCCTCTTCCAAGGAAGCAATCGCAGAAATTTTCTCCAATACCGATGCCAGAtttaacaatgaaaaacagCCTCCTAAAGAATAAAAAATCGCGTTGAATGTCTCAATCTTCATATAAAAGATGAAATTTCCattaattttataatagaaaatatatatttaataacataatataaatttatgaaagAACTTAACTGTGTCGCATATGT
Encoded here:
- the LOC120348527 gene encoding uncharacterized protein LOC120348527 — its product is MTTTIAYYDVTLVTKNSTYVTNNSTYLNVRNVTSTVDMNVTYVTNTTLVNDNTTMSTNDVTLSRTTIAMTTTGADENDAIISTVTLAGSIAAIVIYFCIIGLLFGMGMRGVRSHIHCNVCFSLMTSHILLLVGSDRTAGSTECKIVSMATQFSILVGLTWLMLEGIHLFHLSMVGSDFTTNHKRRRKKRRVSVIGIEQQPATGYNHKLHPRTGRHRGRPTESVNDDVTQDQNIGEPSNTPSSGNDQVYNDQELLKLKQGESCCVSRLLSYYVIGWIGPAMFIGATVPAALQGYGRSQNCWLATDNEILWVFGAPLPAIFLFHCLATMLAILNYKERIKRENLVEQNERTKLTDAEMNTGDPHTQNVEADEAPTPPILARTDSRIAQRGKPHQMVQVENNRNAIMNGQLGNISSDDESDDTYNAYKYVRMKNGNNSTNHDDYHNNVMIHPPIYEVTQKTLSVTLPDDESNEPAQNYLSAVHWNLFLIPLVSATWACGILSINFRLVPLIYTFCVLNVLQAIYIFAYYCVVTFRLRHKWFVMTSHEYNQNARPVTVWLGNDPGDDYDVINGRRMGRKRRKKRKIPNIDLLTRTPTPFQSAPPIELLERQTQHSTNSQPRSSRPKGNSVSKSVDSKLPWISKTNHRKPMLNQLHTSVPAMTSFCDGVTGDMAENEIPATRNANRYSIRKDVHKLETDSDRTSQRKTQYEVAVSQSDSTLVIRGESQRSSYASLKNEQILGQVMPVSSSRQTKLPGLPGNPNLEEKDELSDFQSFTSDFDDILRSLDPRAGESYILPDKNTRSAKIPFVKSVSDDNVLTRSHVLTSRNSLPCSPKKQESKLDLSEIISNEPFSASTSRESPDKQTDNSYSRTSSGQGSDKALLSTTPPMRIDDGDENTLPDIKQNERLSNETTVLASIHPRKTYDLEPESGNSSSTEPCTPLPRKQSQKFSPIPMPDLTMKNSLLKNKKSR